The segment atataccACGCTctggaataaaataataaattcatggTATTGCTTAGCTTTATTATATGTACTTAAGTGTGTGATGAAGTTTTCGAAGATGGTAGTTTGGAAGGAAGAAGTTCCATCTTTCATCCAACACCAGTTGCATTTTGACGTATCTTCCAAAGTTTCAAGAAATAAATACGAATGACttcttctcaaaataaatttaataaaaaaaatgtacactgTGTTTCTATTGgtggattttattattaattaattagtaaaatgtaaaatttcttataattatGCTATTGGTTTGGATTAAAAAGAGTTGGCAAATGTATATGTATCACCAAATAGCCCACAGCCTCAGCTTGATGCTATTGAGGACCATGGGTATACCACTAGCCCTATGAAATAAGTCATGgactgattttttttgttgatatatCATAACTATTAGGATTTAGGATACTTAAATTGATTTGGTTAGCATTGTTCAATGATGGCCATGGATTGAAATTTTCTCTTTTGGGCTATGTCGAACTAACCCGGCCAGTTGAGTGGTCAATAGCCCACTAGGCCCATGGGCTAAGTAAAAACAAGTCAGATCGGCCCAACCGAGTTCATTGCAAACCCTTATATGTATGggagtttcaaattttttaattaagagtTAATGGCTTATATTCTAACTCCCAATATTTAATAAGTATAATATTTATGTgcatggtctttttttttttttttttgtagtataaCTTACCCTACCCTACCctctcttaaaagttaccatagCTTTTGAGTAGAGTTTGTGGTATGCCTTTGTGTAAGAacctctttccctctcccttgtgtatgtgtgtatgtttgtttctcaatatatatatatatatatatatatatatatatatatatatatatatttgtgaatAAATAGTTATAATTCTCATTTATATTGAATACAACCTGTGAACCTATAAATAGTTGAATCTTACAACCTATGTATGTGGATCATGATCAccttacacctagtgtaactttaagtaatagagtaatgctacagccacaaactattttacaacatttttacaaactattgatgtggccaatttcttttggttttcatctaggcacaccattaacatcacttttttatttaccaataatcactcaccatgttagtagtttgtaaaaattttgttaaaaaattttgtatctctagcattactcttaagCAATATTACTTACAccacctaattttttttttttttaaagtgccACTGTTGGATTATATGTTTTCTATAACATACATgccaaattttgtgccaatcaAATGATATTTACCATTCAATCCATAAGcctattttttaaacataattttaaagtacaaaaacttagaatttaaacattttatagatGATATAGTTATTAGGATCagatcattttgaaaatttgcaatCATGGAGgacaaaaaaagaatattttacaCTAATTAATAGTGGATTTGCCAAAATTTgccaccaataaaaatttattgagtGGATTTGTCAAAGTATAAATGCATCTATCCATAAACACAAGATAATGAATCTACCCATTAACACAAGATAATGAACTAATACTTTGATATAAATGCGAATGGTTGATGATGCGGAGGGCCAAATGAAGAGAATTATCAAGAAATGTGACACTTGGCAGAACATTAGACCACTATAGCTAAGgattttttgatacaagataaaatttctactctaacttaatctaagtgtatatgtgtgtgaagctccttcCTAGAGATttgaaccccgacccttgcTCCTCACACCCCATAAGTACTTATACATGTAAAGTGACCACGGCACCAAGGATGTGTGGTAGTTTATAGCTAAGGTTATATGTGTGTCCTGTATGATGCACATATGGAACAAACAAAAGGTATGTTTATGTAAAAAGTGGGGGGCAAAAAGTGTCTATCGTTTAGAGTCTCAAATGACCACTTCAGTATATTGTGAATTTGGGTATATTCCTAGATTTATTATGCGAAAATTGTTAGATACCACTTCTTGGAACCTTAAAGACATTTAGATAAGATCTGTTTGTGCAGcattaaaatgttgtttttatAATGTCAATTAATTGCTTATTTAGAGCAAAGACTAAATTTTAGGACAATCTTGGGTCAATATTAAAAATATGCAATCAATTTCATGCTCTATCTCAATTAAGTAAAGAATTAAACCTATAGTGTCCACCGTATagtgattgttttttatcacCAAACTAAATAACTaatatatcaattaatttttggtgtaaatGAGATCCGGACTCAAGGGGTTTAGGTTCTTTTATTGcttggaaaaataaagaaatgactgactgattttttttttttttttgataaatcaatGAATGACTGATTATGcaactattttttctttgaagttaATTTCAATTTGCATCGTTACATTATCTTTGtcattcaactttatttttattgaattaggCCCACCTTTGTTTACTGTTTACAAAGAGAAGTTCATAAAGCTTGACAATGAAAAACGCCTTAAAGAAACAGAAGTGATCGAAGGAGGATATCTTGAGTTAGGCTTTACTCTTTTTCTTATTCGATTCGAAGTCATAGAGAAAGACAATGATTCATGCATAATCAAAAGCACAATAGAGTATGATGTCAAGGAAGAGGCTGCTGCTAATGCCTCGTATGTTACTATTGACGCAGTGGCAAATATTGCAGAACTCTCCAAAAATTATCTCACCAAAAACAAAGCTGCTAAAGATGAACACTAATTATGTATCTTTGGAATTTGTCAGTGAAAAACCACCTTATGAGATAACAAACTTGTGGTATTCCTCATCTTTCTATGTACTTAAATGTTTCAATGCCTCTTATAAATCAATTGCTTTTGCAGCAAAAAGAACTCATGGAGGATTAATTGATAAGAAAATTCTAGTTGAGTGTGTTCTTGATTATAGAAACATGTATTTGTCAGATCACTCCATCTACTAACTTAAGCTTTTTGATTGGATGCTCTAACATGATATCAAAGTCCGAATCCATTAATTCTTAGACTCAACTTGTCAGGCGAATTAgtctttgttttggttttggttggaTTATGGACCTGTTCATCTCCAATAAGTTTAGGGACACAAATTTTTCCcaacttttttcataattattgtgattgatacaaaataaaaatggtaagTAATGGCCCCATGTGAAATTGATTTCTTAactcaacttatttttttagaatcttcTAATCACAACTCATCACATTAAGTACTTGCACTAGTtagtgcaaaatagaaaaagtgcataattttacacatttttgctCAAAATCCACCTATATCGATGCCTCTATATTACTGTGTAATTCCAATTTTGCTACagtaacaatatatatatatacacatttacGGTAActttctatttgattttttaatttatttatttttc is part of the Quercus robur chromosome 9, dhQueRobu3.1, whole genome shotgun sequence genome and harbors:
- the LOC126699954 gene encoding norbelladine synthase-like isoform X2; amino-acid sequence: MFGQLSHELGVNVPASEAWELYSTLRLAKLVEEEPASGIEKIDVIEGDGGAGTILKLTFAGPPLFTVYKEKFIKLDNEKRLKETEVIEGGYLELGFTLFLIRFEVIEKDNDSCIIKSTIEYDVKEEAAANASYVTIDAVANIAELSKNYLTKNKAAKDEH